In Girardinichthys multiradiatus isolate DD_20200921_A chromosome 18, DD_fGirMul_XY1, whole genome shotgun sequence, a single window of DNA contains:
- the zgc:113279 gene encoding uncharacterized protein zgc:113279 isoform X1 codes for MRRLYKKKESAGAGLCPPLEEPSAEPGTVPGGTACKRAGRNNGARSSIYGVEKVYLGVRVRMPVRDLLKKIRVPEGMEPDDFNERGSKKGSGNMKRARTRARTKPTSGQRPFKSLEELASIIEVLEEDLRSSCISHSSYQNPSPSDFAAYPKPSPTNVSYGDEYDEIIPSPESYMVYSPSTSDYDTAWARPDCMFFNLQPSSVTDMQIYGDKEEDWFKPNNYWDLNSSAFFWTQLQKEESQLRAASDAELLTTDEHGKTLLHTVVCIGKRAQAFAIAKRMAVVNSLDLKDHDGMTALLYAAKHNQHLLVADLIRLGANVNVTNNLGKSCLHLSAENGYIRVLEVLKQAMMDGLYIDVEATDNSGMSVLQCASVALKTSMSEVGSSMSLSHSRLHTLRQEHMMETLKCVLQMDSYLHTAASRSVTGEPEYTDQSWLNSQQICPAGPFGNPTVMF; via the exons ATGAGAAGACTGTACAAAAAGAAGGAATCTGCAGGAGCGGGGCTGTGCCCTCCGCTGGAGGAACCCTCAGCCGAGCCAGGTACTGTCCCCGGTGGGACTGCTTGCAAGCGGGCAGGTCGGAACAACG GCGCAAGAAGTTCTATCTATGGCGTTGAGAAGGTTTACCTTGGAGTCCGTGTCAGAATGCCAGTAAGGgatctgctgaagaaaatccgAGTCCCCGAAGGCATGGAGCCTGACGACTTTAAT GAAAGGGGCTCAAAAAAAGGTTCTG GAAACATGAAACGTGCCAGAACTCGCGCAAGAACTAAACCTACCAGT GGACAACGTCCTTTTAAAAGCCTGGAGGAACTGGCATCCATCATCGAGGTGCTGGAGGAGGATCTTAGAAGTAGCTGTATTTCCCACTCCTCATACCAAAATCCATCTCCTTCTGACTTCGCAGCCTATCCTAAACCGTCTCCAACCA ATGTTAGTTATGGTGATGAATATGATGAAATCATTCCCAGCCCAGAATCCTACATGGTCTACTCGCCGAGCACCTCAGACTATGACACAGCATGGGCCCGTCCTGACTGCATGTTCTTCAACCTCCAGCCCTCTAGTGTCACTGATATGCAAATTTATGGTGACAAAGAGGAAGATTGGTTCAAGCCAAACAACTACTGGGATCTGAACAGCTCTGCTTTCTTCTGGACACAGCTGCAGAAGGAGGAGAGTCAGCTGAGGGCAGCCTCTGATGCTGAGCTCCTGACTACTGATGAGCATGGCAAGAC aCTTCTGCATACAGTGGTGTGTATAGGAAAGAGAGCGCAGGCATTTGCCATTGCCAAAAGAATGGCTGTAGTTAACAGCCTGGACCTCAAAGACCATGATGGAATG ACTGCCCTTCTCTACGCCGCAAAGCATAACCAGCACCTGCTGGTGGCAGATTTGATTCGACTGGGAGCAAACGTTAACGTGACAAACAACCTGGGAAAGTCCTGCCTCCACCTGAGTGCCGAGAATGGCTATATCAGAGTATTAGAG gTTTTAAAACAAGCAATGATGGATGGTCTGTATATTGATGTGGAAGCCACTGATAACTCGG GAATGAGTGTCCTCCAGTGTGCTTCTGTGGCTCTGAAGACCAGTATGAGCGAGGTGGGCAGCAGCATGTCTCTGAGTCACAGCAGACTTCATACTCTGCGCCAGGAGCACATGATGGAAACACTgaaatgtgtgctgcagatggaCAGCTACCTGCATACTGCCGCTAGCCGCTCTGTTACAG ggGAGCCGGAGTATACAGATCAGAGCTGGCTGAACAGTCAGCAGATTTGCCCGGCAGGGCCTTTTGGAAACCCGACAGTAATGTTCTGA
- the zgc:113279 gene encoding NF-kappa-B inhibitor zeta isoform X2 yields MRRLYKKKESAGAGLCPPLEEPSAEPGARSSIYGVEKVYLGVRVRMPVRDLLKKIRVPEGMEPDDFNERGSKKGSGNMKRARTRARTKPTSGQRPFKSLEELASIIEVLEEDLRSSCISHSSYQNPSPSDFAAYPKPSPTNVSYGDEYDEIIPSPESYMVYSPSTSDYDTAWARPDCMFFNLQPSSVTDMQIYGDKEEDWFKPNNYWDLNSSAFFWTQLQKEESQLRAASDAELLTTDEHGKTLLHTVVCIGKRAQAFAIAKRMAVVNSLDLKDHDGMTALLYAAKHNQHLLVADLIRLGANVNVTNNLGKSCLHLSAENGYIRVLEVLKQAMMDGLYIDVEATDNSGMSVLQCASVALKTSMSEVGSSMSLSHSRLHTLRQEHMMETLKCVLQMDSYLHTAASRSVTGEPEYTDQSWLNSQQICPAGPFGNPTVMF; encoded by the exons ATGAGAAGACTGTACAAAAAGAAGGAATCTGCAGGAGCGGGGCTGTGCCCTCCGCTGGAGGAACCCTCAGCCGAGCCAG GCGCAAGAAGTTCTATCTATGGCGTTGAGAAGGTTTACCTTGGAGTCCGTGTCAGAATGCCAGTAAGGgatctgctgaagaaaatccgAGTCCCCGAAGGCATGGAGCCTGACGACTTTAAT GAAAGGGGCTCAAAAAAAGGTTCTG GAAACATGAAACGTGCCAGAACTCGCGCAAGAACTAAACCTACCAGT GGACAACGTCCTTTTAAAAGCCTGGAGGAACTGGCATCCATCATCGAGGTGCTGGAGGAGGATCTTAGAAGTAGCTGTATTTCCCACTCCTCATACCAAAATCCATCTCCTTCTGACTTCGCAGCCTATCCTAAACCGTCTCCAACCA ATGTTAGTTATGGTGATGAATATGATGAAATCATTCCCAGCCCAGAATCCTACATGGTCTACTCGCCGAGCACCTCAGACTATGACACAGCATGGGCCCGTCCTGACTGCATGTTCTTCAACCTCCAGCCCTCTAGTGTCACTGATATGCAAATTTATGGTGACAAAGAGGAAGATTGGTTCAAGCCAAACAACTACTGGGATCTGAACAGCTCTGCTTTCTTCTGGACACAGCTGCAGAAGGAGGAGAGTCAGCTGAGGGCAGCCTCTGATGCTGAGCTCCTGACTACTGATGAGCATGGCAAGAC aCTTCTGCATACAGTGGTGTGTATAGGAAAGAGAGCGCAGGCATTTGCCATTGCCAAAAGAATGGCTGTAGTTAACAGCCTGGACCTCAAAGACCATGATGGAATG ACTGCCCTTCTCTACGCCGCAAAGCATAACCAGCACCTGCTGGTGGCAGATTTGATTCGACTGGGAGCAAACGTTAACGTGACAAACAACCTGGGAAAGTCCTGCCTCCACCTGAGTGCCGAGAATGGCTATATCAGAGTATTAGAG gTTTTAAAACAAGCAATGATGGATGGTCTGTATATTGATGTGGAAGCCACTGATAACTCGG GAATGAGTGTCCTCCAGTGTGCTTCTGTGGCTCTGAAGACCAGTATGAGCGAGGTGGGCAGCAGCATGTCTCTGAGTCACAGCAGACTTCATACTCTGCGCCAGGAGCACATGATGGAAACACTgaaatgtgtgctgcagatggaCAGCTACCTGCATACTGCCGCTAGCCGCTCTGTTACAG ggGAGCCGGAGTATACAGATCAGAGCTGGCTGAACAGTCAGCAGATTTGCCCGGCAGGGCCTTTTGGAAACCCGACAGTAATGTTCTGA